GCTAACAAGCATAGGTGAAAAAGATATAATTGGCTTCAAATCTGCAGTTCGCAAGTTACCGAGTGAATGGTGGAAAGACGCATTCACATATCCCCGCACAAATCAGAGACTTTTATCATTTCGGAAGCGGGCTGAAAGCTATGTGTCGCCATTAAATGCCGATTTCGGAGGTACATATCAAGCAGTTGATGAAGTGCGCAATAAACACGGTGAAAGCGCAATCATAATGGGTCCAAACGAGACATTAAAAAGCCTTGGTTACATCACAAGCGATGACCTTCACTTCTGGGTCGTTACAGACGATGCACTTAAAACTATAAAACGCGCTCTTAAGCTGACTCCAGCAATCTCCGGGGTTAAAGGGGTGAACGTTGCCATCGCCAAAATCAGGGATGAAGATGAACTTAAAAGACAGTCCATACTGAGTCATGTTCCTGATTATGGGGAACTGAACAGTGAAACTCGCGAGATAAACTATTTTAGAGCGATTTGGGACAGCTGCAATGCTGACTCTCGACTGCAATCTGCTGCCATTGACATGCTGAATGAGAGAGTGCTGAAATGATGTACGACCAAAAAATTGCTGAACAGACTCTTAACAGCATGTTGACGAGTTTTCCCTATCTGAAAGAATCCTTACGCCATGTGAAAGGCGAAGCGAAACCTTAGCGTGTTCGCCTTGACCTCCCCATAAATGAAGAGGATTGCGGCGAACCATGTTCAAACATGAACCTGTGTCTATTCAAGAGCATCAAGGAATTCTCTAACTATTTCGTTCATAGTTCCATCAACCTCGGAATCAGTATACCCTCGCATGAGAAACTCTTGCCGTGCTCGACTCAGATCCCACTCCATATTTTCGGGATCTGCCAAACCTCTGAGCATTGATTTTGTGAACTTGTGCCCCATCGGCGGTGAACGCATTGCCTTCACGCACATTCAGGTAGTGGAGGAAACCTTTCTGATCAAACACTTCAATGGAATCCAGGCCCCACCCGTTTTTGTAGTTATAGGCCAGACCCTCTATCTTCACACCATACTGCTCATGACCCCTCGAATCGATATCCATTATCAAACGTTCTGACGATCGGCTGCGGATATGAAATTCCACTGCCAGACGGTAGAGTTCCTGATTCAAACGCTGCAATTGAAATCCGGAAAATTTGCGCAGATAATCGCCATATGTTGTCGAGCCGACAAGAGTCCCATTGACCTCGCGAAACATAGGGTCCGTACGAAGATTGTCCATATCCTCCAGACATTCCGCTCCGCTCAAAAAGCCCAGCAAAAGAGCCCGAAATTTATCATATCCTGAAGCACCAGATGCTATCCGTTGGCGAGGCAGCGCCTCGCCAACACGCTCATGGAGCCGGCTGCCCACAAGCAGCTCCTTGAACAAAAGCAAACCACCGAGCGACGACAAATTCCTGTTCTGAAAAATCACGCGATCCATCATGTCAGCATCCTGCCTGAAGCAGCCCCTTCCGTGGGGCATGCTGCTGAACGATTGACGCTCCTTTGGCCTGACTGTAAATCCGGCAAATTGAAGAATTTTACCCGAGGGTGAAACGGGATCTACGCTTGCACCATAATACAGACCTGGATTTCGTCATGACGACAGGGAAGAGTTTCGGGGATCTAGGTTCCATCTTCTCACCAGGACGACAGGGGGAAGTTTCGGGGATTTAGGCCTTGACTCTTGTAACAGTTCAAAAATATTACATTATTTGTATGTAAAGTTTTAAGTTTACATTTCCGATAAGGTACTCTATGCTCGGCCTTGGTCGAAGGACTGACCGGCAGTAGGAGAAGGCCAATTGAGTCGAGTCTATCAAGCGGGAAATATTGTGATTGATATCTGGCCTAGGGATCATCGACCGGTTCATTGTCACGTGACCGTCAACAACGATTCGGAGTATCGGATTTTTCTTCCTGAGTTGAGCTTTGAATATGTTGAAGGAAAACCTCTTACATCAAGTGTGCTAAAGCACATCCAGCAAATTGTATGGGACCAACGTTTCCCTATTGGAAAAGAATGGAGAAGATTGCATGGAAATTAAAAAAACGGAAAAAGGTTGGGAATACGGAGGTATTCTCTTTAAAGATGAGAGATCGGCACAGCTCTCGAAGCAAGCTGATGAAGCTGCTTCGGGGACTTCTGCTAGAGCCGAGGCCTTGCCTCCCGCTGAAAATTTTCAACTTGTTTATGACGGATCTCAGGAAAAATCATTCGGTAAATTTGTTGAAAAGGTTCTGAAAGAAAAAGATATAAGCATTTCAAGGCTTGCGAAGGAACTGTGTGTAAGTCGGCCCACTCTTTATGCTTGGATGTCAGGTGCAAGTATTCCGACCGAGTTGAACTTGGATAAAATCTATGTGTTCACGAAAGCAAATCCAGAAGAAATATTTATGGCTTTAACCGATAATTTTGAGGGGCAAAAAGAAAGCATCCGTCAAAAAATTTTTGCACTTCCAAAGGTAAGCGGGCATTAAATTGCAAAACCCAAATCCCCGAAGGTTCCGGCTGTCGCATTCCCATTACCAGCGCAATCTTGTGGTCTGAGACGGAAGAATGCATCCTTGCGTCTAGAATCCGGGCTGCACAATCCTCCTTATGGACCAGCGTTTACTCGCGGATCAGCTGTCCATCACGCGCAAGCTGAACTCATGGTGCACCTCGGCCCGCAGGATTCAACGCTATTTCCATTTGTCCAGTAGCTCTGTTGGCCCGAATCTATTTGGTCGTCAAAGCTCAAGGTATCCTCGGAGTTCTGGGTCACGGTAGAGGTCTAGGATTTCCGCAGCTCCATTGACTCTCCGCCCCTCAGCAATCGGGCTACAGCATTTTCCCGAAACCGAACCGCCGTCATTTCCCTTTCAAATTGAGCAAGAGCCACGAGAACCACCACCATCATTCTGCCGAAAGGATTTGATGAATCAAGGTCTAGCCCAATGATGAAGAGATCGACTTTGTTGGCTTCGCAGTGTGCGACGAAAGCCAGAAAATCGACTAAGGACCGGCTGAGGCGGCTCAGCTCTGCGGCTACACAGAAATCTATTTTCTGCCCACTGATGAGATCCCAGAGTTTCTGGTAGCCGGGTCGATTGGTATCCTTAACTTTGATGGTATCACTGAGATGCTTGAGGCTGTCTTTTAAGTATTTGATACACAGTTGATCGATCCCATTTGGCTGACTTGGATTTGGTTCTGATTCGATAAATTAGGTGACTTTCACCGTATATTTCCCTGGCCTGTAGGAGAATTCCAGCGTAAATGATGGGTCGCAGCTCGATACATTCCGCCCAAGCCTTGAGGCCGCTATGGAAATTCAGGACTTACAGTATCTTCGCGAAGGTCATGCGGGCTTTCGCCTGTTTCGCTCGCAGCATTTTGCCTTTACCGCTAGCCTTTTCTGGAAGCGATTTGTACGTGCCAATCAGCGAGCTCTTGACGAAGTGACTCTGCTCGAAGCGATTGAAGATCATCTTTACCAATCCCCCCATGAGGTTTGCCCACAGACTCCTGCTCGTGACATTCTGAAACATTGGGTGGAGGCGCAGTACCTACGTCAATATTATTCCGAGCGGGACGACGTCGCACGCTATGAGTTGACGGTTTCGATCGAAAAGGCGCTGGACTGGGTGTATAGCCTACGCCCTCGCTCATTTGTGGGGACTGAGTCCCGCCTCCGGACTATTTACGAACTTCTCCTGCAAATTCGCGAACAAACGGAGAAGGATACCCAAATGCGTGTCAATCTGCTGATGGCGGAACGGCAGAAGATTACCGATGAAATAGACCGGGTCCTGCGCGGTGAGCTGAGTTTTCTGACCGATGTTCAAGTCAAAGAGCGCTTCGCGCAACTTGGAGACATGGCGCGGCAGCTTCTGCGGGATTTTACAGAGGTTGAGCAGAATTTTCGCCAGCTGGACCGGCAGGTTCGTCGCCGTATTACTCAGCTCGACGGGCATAAGTCCACGGTTCTGGAATCGGTCTTTCGTGAAAGTGACATCATCAAGGAATCGGAGCAAGGTCGCAGCTTTCAGGCTTTCTTTGAATTCCTGCTGTCGCCGGGCCGTCAGGAGGAAATGGAAACGCTCCTGAATCATGTTTATAGTCTTGAGGCCATACGCATGGGCGAACCCGATCTCTTTCTCAGCAGTGTGCAGTCACGTCTTATCGATGCGACTGACAAGGTTCAGTCAACCCAAAACCAGCTCGCCGCTCAGCTACGACGATTTCTTGACGATCGCCAGCGGCTTCAGAACACCAGAATCTCGCAGCTGATTGACAGGATCGAACAGGGTCTTCTGAATTCGGATTTCGCTGAGGCCACCGATTCGGCTTGGTCTTATCTTGACGAGCAGGCCCCGCACATTGAGATCCCGACCCGGAGCCTCTACAGGATACCACTTAAGTTTGAAGCAGACACAGCAGTCGAGGTGGCCGACCATCAAAAAGTGTCAGCAGCTGCTCTCTTCAGTCTGGATGTGATTGACGAGCGGCAGCTTCTGCTCCGGATCAGACGCTGTCTGGATATAACCGATCCCGTATCACTGAAGGAAGTCCTTGACCATTATCCGCTGGAAAAAGGCATTGCTGAACTGGTGACCTATATCAAACTTGCCTTGCGAGATCCCCACGGCACAGTCAGCAGCGACAGCACATTTGACCTTATTATCACGAGTCGACATGGTGAACGCAAGGTCGCCGTGCCTCACACATGGTTTAGCAGGTGAAGCAATGCAAACAGATCAGCTGTCAGCGCCGTCTGTCCCGCGTCCAGAATTCTCGGCCGTGCTCATTCATCTTTTGCGAGGGCCACTTTATAGTCAGGAAAGGCCCCAACTGTGGAACAGCCTTCTGACCATGCAGGTGGAGGTCAAGACGTACTTTCAAGTGATCCAACTCGCACTCTATCTTGATGAGGCCGAAGGCTATGCGTTTCTCAGGCAGATGGAGCCAGATCTGAATGATGACTCCGTGCCGCGTCTTATCCGCCGCCGACCACTTGGTCTTGCGATGAGTGTTCTCTGTCTTTTGCTTCGCAAGTGGCTTGTCGAGCATGACACGAAAGGGGGTGAACCGCGGGTCATCATGGATCGGAAAACCATTCATGCGGAACTTGGCCTCTATTTGAAGGATGACCGCAGCGAGGCGAAAAAGGCTGATAAGATGGATAAGTACATCCAACAGGCAGTGGACTGGGGTCTCGTGCGAGAGCTCAAGGGTGACAGCGAAAAATTGGAAATCCTGAGAATTACCAAAGCTCTGATCAATGCCGAATGGCTTGGCAACCTTGAGGAAAGACTCCGCCAGTACCAGCAGCAAACGGAAACTCCAGCTGAGGATCAGGACAATGTATGAACGGGTCGAAGGGTATCGATTAAATCGGTTTGAGCTTTTGAATTGGGGCACCTTTCACAAAAGCATTTGGAAAATCGAACCTCGCAATCACAATGCCCTGCTCACCGGCGATATCGGGTCAGGGAAATCCACGCTGGTGGATGCCTTGACCATACTCCTCGTGCCCCGCCCATCCAATCAAATCGTTTTTAACAAGGCGGCGGGCGCTCAGGCTCAGGAACGCACTCTGCGATCCTATATTTTGGGCGAATACAAAAACGAGGTCGATTCGGATAGTCAAAAAGCCCGCGCGGTTATGCTACGAAACCATGGCAGCTATAGCGTTTTGCTTGGCTACTTCTATAACCAGACAAGCCTTCATGGTGTTTCTCTGGCGCAAATTTTCTTTTTCCGCGAAAAGGGCGGGCAGCCTGAGCGCCTCTTCGTCGTGTATGAAGGCGATTTGACTATTCATGGCGATTTTCGTGGCATTGATGATGTCCACCAGCTGAAAATGCGTCTTAAAGCCAAAGGAGCCAAGGTCGGTGATGGTCTGGCGGCCTACGCTTCGCAATTCCGTCGTCTAATGGGCATCACGAGCGATCGGGCTCTCGAGCTCTTTTATCAAACGCTGTCGATGAAGTCAGTCGCTGATCTCACCGATTTTGTACGTGATCATATGCTCGAAGTGGACGACACTCGTGAGCGTGTGGATATTCTTTGCCGCAGTTTCGATGATCTTGATAGAGCTCATAAGGCAGTGGTCAAAGCCCGTCGGCAGATCGAGCTTCTTGATCCTTTGGTGCAGGCGGGGATCGAGTTTGCTGCACTCGAGAAGCGGTCCTCACTGCATCGGCAGCAACGCGATCTTTTGGAAGTCTGGCGGGCTCAAAACGTTCTTCGGATGGAGCAGGATAGAAAGCTGCAGCTCGAACAGGAACTGCAAAAGACCCGGCAGAAAATTCAGCTAGCCGACCAGGAGGAAGAGCGCCTCCGGTCAGAAGAGGACGGTATAAGGCAGGCGATTGCCGCCAATGGTGGCGCGCGCCTTCAGGAGCTGGAGCGGGAGCAAAAACGCCAGGATGCGCTTTATGGGCAGGCGCAAAGCTCCCGCGAGAACTTTCACCGGAGGGTGACCAGCCTTGACATGCCTCTGCCTCAAAATTTGGAGCAGTTTGTTGATCTGGGTCAAAAAATAGTAGCGCGACGGCATGAACTTATTGAAGCCGAACGCGACTTCGACAATCATCGAATGGAGGTCCGACATTCGTTTAAAGAACTTAACGAACGGATTCTGCAGCTGGCAGGAGAAATAAAATCTCTGGAGGGCCGGCCAAACAATATTCCCAGGCATCTTTTGGAATTACGTCAGCAGATCTGCGAGAGCTTGCAACTGCCTGAGATCCAGCTTCCTTTCGTGGGAGAACTGCTCCAGGTGCTTCCGACCGCCCAGCTTTGGGAAGGTGCCATCGAGCGAGTCTTGCACGGGTTTGCCCTGAGTCTTCTGGTTGATGATAAGAACTATGCTCTGGTGTCCAACTGGGTGGATCAGACGCGACTGAAGGGTCGACTGGTCTATTACCGCTGGGGAAAACCTCAGCGAACCGTGGACCTGACTAGCTTGCAGTCTCAAAGTCTGCTTTTGAAAATTGCCATCAAAGAGGACTCCGCTGCCTATGACTGGCTCCTCAATCAGCTGCAGCAAAGATTTGATTATCGCTGCTGCGAAACCCTCGATGATTTCCGCCGAAGTTCATATGCCTTGACCCGGCAAGGCCAGATCAAGAGCGGTGGAGATCGGCATGAAAAGGATGATCGTAGCGCGCTCGGCGATCGTTCCCGCTATGTTCTTGGCTGGAATAATAAGGCCAAGCTCGATACCCTCCGCCAGCAGCGGGAGGCATTTGAGCAAAAGGCGCAGCTTGTGGCCCAGGAACTTTCTCAGCTGGAAGCGAAACGCGAGTCATTTCGCGAGCTGATTGAAACGCTTAGGCTGCTGGAGGAAGTCAGAACCTATGAGCAGATTGATGTGGAATCTCCGCTCAAGCTTTTGGCTCAGATCCGCCAGGAGCGGGAGCTCATTGAAGGTCAGTCAGGCAAGCTGCGCGAACTGCAGGAAAGGTTGCGAACGCTGAAGGCAAAGCTTGAAGAGCAACGTCTGCAGCGAAATGAACTAAGCGATAAAAGGGCCAAGGACGAGTCGCGGATTGAGTCCAGTCTGAATGAGCAGGAGCGCGCCAGGGATATACTTAAGCAGATGGACGCGTTACAGCTTGCCGACGTACTTCCAACTATCGAACCCCTTTATAGGGACATGTACCAGGACCCTCCAAACCTCAACACGATCCTAGCGAGGGAAAGGGCTATACGGGAAAAGCTGCAGACTGAAATTGCTAATTTGCAAAAACGAATTGATCGGCTCCGCGATTCCATCATCAAGAATATGCAGAGCTATCGCGCTGAGTTCACGGTCGAAACCAGTGAGGTTGACGCCAGCCTGGAGGCTTTTGCTGATTATCAAAGGATGTTGAAAGAGTTGCAGGATGATGGTCTGCCGTCTTACGAGTCGCGATTCAAAGAGGAACTTAATGAAAAGACGATCCAGTCCGTGGTCCAGTTTCAGAGCCGCCTTGAACGATCGAAAAGGGATATCCACGAGCGTATTACGCAGATTAACTTGTCGCTGCACACCATAGATTATAATGATGGAACCTATATCGAGCTGAAGGCCATACCCTCGTCTGACGCCGATATCCGGCAATTCCAGCAGGATCTCCGGAGTTGTCTGGAAGGGAGTTTAAGCGGCAAGCTCTACGATGAGCAGCGGTTCCTTAAAGTCAAAGCCTTGATCGAGCGCTTTCGTGGCCGCGAAGGTAGCGTCGAGACGGATAGGCGGTGGACGCAGCGGGTAACCGACGTTCGTCACTGGTTTGAGTTTGCTGCAGCTGAGATTTGGCGAAATGACTCTACGGTGCGGGAGTACTATGAATCGGGCAGTGGAAAATCCGGCGGGCAGAAGGAAAAATTAGCTTATACGGTTCTGGCCTCGGCTCTGGCCTATCAGTATGGACTTCATGAGAAGCAGAGTTTGGACCGGTCTTTCCGCTTCGTCTGCATTGACGAGGCCTTTGGCAAGGGGTCGGATGAAAGTACCCGCTATGGCTTGGAACTCTTTCAGAAACTGGGGCTCCAGCTCCTGGTTGTCACACCCCTGCAAAAAATTAAGGTTATCGAAGACTATGTGCAAGCCGTGCACTTCGTGCACAATGATGGCGGGAAGAATTCCATGCTGCGGAATATGTCCATCGAGGAGTACCGGAAGGACCGCGACAAATATCGAGAGGTCGCTGAATCCCTAAGCCCGAACCCCATAAAGGTCCCAAGCAATGTTGTCACCTGAGACTTTGGAAAAGAGGGCCCAGCGGGCATGGCCCAGTCTGCTCAAAGGGGAGCTGGCTTTTCCCTGGGCGATCCCTCTGGGATCGCCCAGAGGTCGTGAGCTTCTGGAGTCATTCGATAGCGTGCTGGCCTGGGCTGGCGGCATAAGACGGTTGGCTATGCGGCACGGGCTTCGGCTGGTCGAGATACTTGTGAGGCATCGGCAGCTGGGCGAGCAGAGTCTTCCCCAAACTCTTATAGTCGAGGACTTGGCAGCTTATTTGCGCTGGCAGAAGAAGGAACAGCTTTATAGGCAATGGACCCAGGCGCGGGAGCTGACACTGGTCGAATTTCCTATGTTGAGCGATTGGATTCATAAACGCACCGATGTACTGGAAGATCGGCTAGATGTTTGGCCGCAGTGCCTCTCCGTTCTCCGCTATTTTCTAAAGCACCCTCGTCCCGACCGCTATGTTCGAGAGCTCGATATCCCTGGAATCGACAGCAAATTCATTGAAACCCACCGTCCGCTGCTTGATCAACTTCTGCAACTTGTTCTTCGGCTTGAGCCAAGCGGTGAGCTCGTAGACTCCCTCAGGTCCTTTTGCCGAAAGTATCGACTCCGGTTTGACCCCCTCCTCATCCGATTCCGCTGGCTTGATCCTCGTCTGGCTGCGCAGACCCTGGGTTTGAGCGACCTGAGCGTTATGTTAGAAGAATTTCAGCAGCTCAACCCTCCGGTCTCGAAGGTGTTCATTTCTGAAAACAAGACTAACGTGCTTTCTTTTCCGCTGGTCAGGGACTCTCTCGTTATTTTTGGGCAGGGCGGTGGCGTAGGTGCATTGGCAGGCGTTCCCTGGCTGAGAACGAAAGACATTTATTACTGGGGGGATATTGATACCCACGGGTTTGCCATTCTTGCCCAGTTCCGGGTGCATTTTCCCAAAGTTCGCTCGTTCCTTATGGACTCTCGTATACTTGAAGACTGTCGTGAACTCTGGGTCCAGGAGGAACGGCCCCGGGCTACCGCCTTTCCCCGCGATCTCCTCCATGAAAACGAGGCCGAACTCTATCAAAAATTGGAATCCGGGTCTTGGGGGACCAACATCAGGCTCGAGCAGGAGCGTATTCCTTTTCACCATGTTCTAGCTGCTCTGGAGGACGTGGGCAGGTGAACGGATGGGGGCACCAGGAGTCCAGCAAGTCTGAAACCATCGACTTCTGCTCGAATATGAAAGAGGTGTACGCAACCTGAAATTTTTCTTTTGAGTATTCATGACGGTCGTACCATGCCACTTCCTTCTGTGCTTGGTTGGTATACCCAGCAGCGATTTTGTGGAATATGAACCCACGACGACGTAGTTTAGCCATTTTGGAGAGGTTTTCACCTCCCGGTGGTGGTCCATCTCGTGGCGCTGGACTATCTTCTCGCCATACGCTGATTGGCCCTTGTTCGTTTTGTGTGCAACATCGACTGGCCGAAAAGTTATATTGAAGCCCTTCAAAGCTTGGCTCATCGTCGATCTTACGGAAAAAGTCCCCTTCGCGATTTCTCGGGTTGAGAGTCCCTCGACGAGATATTTCTGCCGTAAAAATCCTACATTTTTATAAAGTCGATTCAATAAAAATTCAATAATTATAATAGGTTCAAGGTACGGAGAAATTTGTTCAAGTGGTCTGGGTGATGGTGAGCCATGCTCCTTTCTTGCTTTCCTGAATAAAAAATCCAAAACAAAAATCAAAATAGATGTGGGCCCGCTTCGCGGTTCCATGGGCTTGTTTTGAGCCCGCTATTGCGGGCTGGAAATCCTCATCACATCCTCATGCGCTTGCGATCCTGCTTAGAATAGAAAAATTTTCTGGTGATCTAGGATCCAAGAATCTTTTCCAGCTCGTGAACTTGGGCCAAACGCTTGGCAACTTCCATTTGGTCCAGGTTATGGATGCGCCACCTCACAGAAGGGTAGTTCTGCACCTCAGGGCGCGCATATAGGCCCCAGTCGGGTGTACCCTTGGCAATCCCGAGTAAAAATTTCCTGTCCTGCTCAGTTAGCTCATTGCGAAGCGTTCGGATTAGATGCAACCTTACCTCTTCCAGTGTTTCAAGCTGCACA
Above is a window of Oligoflexus sp. DNA encoding:
- a CDS encoding recombinase family protein, encoding MESEPNPSQPNGIDQLCIKYLKDSLKHLSDTIKVKDTNRPGYQKLWDLISGQKIDFCVAAELSRLSRSLVDFLAFVAHCEANKVDLFIIGLDLDSSNPFGRMMVVVLVALAQFEREMTAVRFRENAVARLLRGGESMELRKS
- a CDS encoding ATP-binding protein, which produces MYERVEGYRLNRFELLNWGTFHKSIWKIEPRNHNALLTGDIGSGKSTLVDALTILLVPRPSNQIVFNKAAGAQAQERTLRSYILGEYKNEVDSDSQKARAVMLRNHGSYSVLLGYFYNQTSLHGVSLAQIFFFREKGGQPERLFVVYEGDLTIHGDFRGIDDVHQLKMRLKAKGAKVGDGLAAYASQFRRLMGITSDRALELFYQTLSMKSVADLTDFVRDHMLEVDDTRERVDILCRSFDDLDRAHKAVVKARRQIELLDPLVQAGIEFAALEKRSSLHRQQRDLLEVWRAQNVLRMEQDRKLQLEQELQKTRQKIQLADQEEERLRSEEDGIRQAIAANGGARLQELEREQKRQDALYGQAQSSRENFHRRVTSLDMPLPQNLEQFVDLGQKIVARRHELIEAERDFDNHRMEVRHSFKELNERILQLAGEIKSLEGRPNNIPRHLLELRQQICESLQLPEIQLPFVGELLQVLPTAQLWEGAIERVLHGFALSLLVDDKNYALVSNWVDQTRLKGRLVYYRWGKPQRTVDLTSLQSQSLLLKIAIKEDSAAYDWLLNQLQQRFDYRCCETLDDFRRSSYALTRQGQIKSGGDRHEKDDRSALGDRSRYVLGWNNKAKLDTLRQQREAFEQKAQLVAQELSQLEAKRESFRELIETLRLLEEVRTYEQIDVESPLKLLAQIRQERELIEGQSGKLRELQERLRTLKAKLEEQRLQRNELSDKRAKDESRIESSLNEQERARDILKQMDALQLADVLPTIEPLYRDMYQDPPNLNTILARERAIREKLQTEIANLQKRIDRLRDSIIKNMQSYRAEFTVETSEVDASLEAFADYQRMLKELQDDGLPSYESRFKEELNEKTIQSVVQFQSRLERSKRDIHERITQINLSLHTIDYNDGTYIELKAIPSSDADIRQFQQDLRSCLEGSLSGKLYDEQRFLKVKALIERFRGREGSVETDRRWTQRVTDVRHWFEFAAAEIWRNDSTVREYYESGSGKSGGQKEKLAYTVLASALAYQYGLHEKQSLDRSFRFVCIDEAFGKGSDESTRYGLELFQKLGLQLLVVTPLQKIKVIEDYVQAVHFVHNDGGKNSMLRNMSIEEYRKDRDKYREVAESLSPNPIKVPSNVVT
- a CDS encoding DUF4194 domain-containing protein; amino-acid sequence: MQTDQLSAPSVPRPEFSAVLIHLLRGPLYSQERPQLWNSLLTMQVEVKTYFQVIQLALYLDEAEGYAFLRQMEPDLNDDSVPRLIRRRPLGLAMSVLCLLLRKWLVEHDTKGGEPRVIMDRKTIHAELGLYLKDDRSEAKKADKMDKYIQQAVDWGLVRELKGDSEKLEILRITKALINAEWLGNLEERLRQYQQQTETPAEDQDNV
- a CDS encoding transposase; its protein translation is MMDRVIFQNRNLSSLGGLLLFKELLVGSRLHERVGEALPRQRIASGASGYDKFRALLLGFLSGAECLEDMDNLRTDPMFREVNGTLVGSTTYGDYLRKFSGFQLQRLNQELYRLAVEFHIRSRSSERLIMDIDSRGHEQYGVKIEGLAYNYKNGWGLDSIEVFDQKGFLHYLNVREGNAFTADGAQVHKINAQRFGRSRKYGVGSESSTARVSHARVY
- a CDS encoding DUF3375 domain-containing protein; translated protein: MEIQDLQYLREGHAGFRLFRSQHFAFTASLFWKRFVRANQRALDEVTLLEAIEDHLYQSPHEVCPQTPARDILKHWVEAQYLRQYYSERDDVARYELTVSIEKALDWVYSLRPRSFVGTESRLRTIYELLLQIREQTEKDTQMRVNLLMAERQKITDEIDRVLRGELSFLTDVQVKERFAQLGDMARQLLRDFTEVEQNFRQLDRQVRRRITQLDGHKSTVLESVFRESDIIKESEQGRSFQAFFEFLLSPGRQEEMETLLNHVYSLEAIRMGEPDLFLSSVQSRLIDATDKVQSTQNQLAAQLRRFLDDRQRLQNTRISQLIDRIEQGLLNSDFAEATDSAWSYLDEQAPHIEIPTRSLYRIPLKFEADTAVEVADHQKVSAAALFSLDVIDERQLLLRIRRCLDITDPVSLKEVLDHYPLEKGIAELVTYIKLALRDPHGTVSSDSTFDLIITSRHGERKVAVPHTWFSR
- a CDS encoding DUF4160 domain-containing protein; protein product: MIDIWPRDHRPVHCHVTVNNDSEYRIFLPELSFEYVEGKPLTSSVLKHIQQIVWDQRFPIGKEWRRLHGN
- a CDS encoding helix-turn-helix transcriptional regulator; this translates as MEIKKTEKGWEYGGILFKDERSAQLSKQADEAASGTSARAEALPPAENFQLVYDGSQEKSFGKFVEKVLKEKDISISRLAKELCVSRPTLYAWMSGASIPTELNLDKIYVFTKANPEEIFMALTDNFEGQKESIRQKIFALPKVSGH
- a CDS encoding Wadjet anti-phage system protein JetD domain-containing protein, which translates into the protein MLSPETLEKRAQRAWPSLLKGELAFPWAIPLGSPRGRELLESFDSVLAWAGGIRRLAMRHGLRLVEILVRHRQLGEQSLPQTLIVEDLAAYLRWQKKEQLYRQWTQARELTLVEFPMLSDWIHKRTDVLEDRLDVWPQCLSVLRYFLKHPRPDRYVRELDIPGIDSKFIETHRPLLDQLLQLVLRLEPSGELVDSLRSFCRKYRLRFDPLLIRFRWLDPRLAAQTLGLSDLSVMLEEFQQLNPPVSKVFISENKTNVLSFPLVRDSLVIFGQGGGVGALAGVPWLRTKDIYYWGDIDTHGFAILAQFRVHFPKVRSFLMDSRILEDCRELWVQEERPRATAFPRDLLHENEAELYQKLESGSWGTNIRLEQERIPFHHVLAALEDVGR